The following are encoded together in the Robertmurraya sp. FSL R5-0851 genome:
- a CDS encoding N-acetylmuramoyl-L-alanine amidase, translating into MKLNAKYMTRNDCFTVGKKISPKGIMVHSTATPGVMAADWFSRWNKSYKSGETNRQVCVHAFVDDKEVWQYLPWNHRGWHCGGTGNNTHIGFEICEPGGFSYGKGSTMVGYNVAKNESYFRKAWQNAVDLCVMLCQEYELTEEDIICHSEGAKKGIASNHGDVMHWFPKHGESMNSFRAAVKVALNKTGGKPTINQSTSIQVGDVVEVKSSASTYYPGGASIPAWVKTGSYHKVTQIISNGKPVVKGGKNCVLLGKKVDKKTNKESAGIMSWIDVGALNVVKSSKPPDNQKLYRVQVGAFTNKGNAETLLKKLKSAGFTDAFLK; encoded by the coding sequence ATGAAACTAAACGCTAAATATATGACAAGAAACGATTGTTTTACAGTTGGGAAGAAAATCTCACCAAAAGGAATTATGGTTCACTCGACTGCAACTCCTGGTGTGATGGCAGCAGACTGGTTTAGTCGCTGGAATAAGTCGTACAAGTCGGGTGAAACCAATCGTCAAGTTTGTGTTCATGCTTTTGTTGATGATAAAGAAGTATGGCAGTACTTACCTTGGAACCATAGAGGTTGGCATTGCGGTGGTACAGGGAACAATACGCACATAGGTTTTGAAATTTGCGAACCGGGTGGCTTTTCTTATGGTAAAGGCTCAACGATGGTTGGCTACAATGTTGCAAAGAACGAGTCCTATTTTAGAAAGGCTTGGCAGAATGCAGTAGATCTTTGTGTGATGCTTTGCCAGGAATATGAATTAACAGAAGAAGATATTATTTGCCATTCTGAAGGAGCAAAAAAAGGTATTGCAAGCAATCATGGGGATGTGATGCATTGGTTTCCGAAGCATGGGGAAAGCATGAATTCCTTCCGTGCGGCTGTTAAAGTTGCGCTTAATAAAACAGGCGGTAAACCTACTATTAATCAATCAACATCTATTCAGGTGGGAGATGTGGTGGAGGTAAAATCTTCAGCAAGTACTTATTATCCCGGTGGTGCTAGTATCCCAGCTTGGGTCAAAACTGGCTCTTATCATAAAGTGACCCAGATTATTTCGAATGGTAAGCCAGTTGTTAAAGGCGGTAAGAATTGTGTGCTATTAGGTAAAAAGGTCGATAAGAAGACGAATAAGGAATCTGCAGGGATTATGAGTTGGATTGATGTAGGTGCTTTGAATGTTGTTAAATCTAGTAAGCCTCCAGACAATCAAAAACTTTATAGGGTGCAAGTGGGGGCCTTCACCAATAAAGGGAATGCAGAAACATTACTAAAGAAGTTGAAATCTGCCGGATTTACTGATGCATTTTTAAAATAA
- a CDS encoding phage holin family protein, with the protein MAIKELWIVLQTVIAAVGGWLGWFLGGLDGFLYALIIFVIVDYITGIMVAIINKELSSEIGARGIFKKILIFILVGIAHIIDSRLIGEGSVIRTAVIFFYLSNEGISIMENGSRIGLPIPQKLKDVLAQLHGKGEDKNETKR; encoded by the coding sequence ATGGCAATAAAAGAACTTTGGATTGTTTTACAAACGGTAATTGCTGCAGTGGGCGGTTGGTTGGGCTGGTTCCTTGGGGGACTTGATGGATTTTTATATGCTCTTATTATTTTTGTCATTGTAGACTATATTACTGGAATTATGGTGGCCATTATTAATAAAGAGCTTTCCAGTGAAATTGGTGCTCGAGGGATTTTCAAAAAGATCCTTATTTTTATACTTGTCGGGATAGCTCATATCATTGACAGCCGACTGATTGGTGAGGGCAGTGTTATTCGAACAGCCGTCATCTTTTTTTATCTCTCCAATGAGGGCATCAGCATAATGGAAAATGGCTCAAGAATCGGGCTTCCAATTCCACAAAAATTGAAAGATGTCTTAGCACAATTACATGGCAAGGGAGAAGATAAGAATGAAACTAAACGCTAA